One window of the Periophthalmus magnuspinnatus isolate fPerMag1 chromosome 6, fPerMag1.2.pri, whole genome shotgun sequence genome contains the following:
- the si:dkeyp-19e1.3 gene encoding USP6 N-terminal-like protein: MKKDIDALISEERAEIINKYDKGRQEGVDIDPWEDADYSIYKVTDRFGFLHEKELPTPSALEEKQKHQEIERVEKWLKMVKKWDKYKNSEKLVKRVYKGIPLQLRGQAWALLLDLEKVKQDNEGKYEKMKIQARNFSTEIKQIDLDVNRTFRNHIMFMDRFGVKQQALFHVLAAYSVYNTEVSYCQGMSQIAAILLMYLNEEDAFWALSQLLTNSKHAMHGFFIPGFPKLQRFQAQHELILSKMLPKLKKHLDKEQMTTGIYTTKWFLQCFIDRSPFTLTLRLWDIYILEGDKLLTAMAYTALKLHKKRLQKLPLEDLREFLQEQLSVSFFLPDDVVVEQLQAAMSELRSKKLDQPPPAKSDELPRKPLGQERPVPDHPDSPLEVKISLQEQSHSSTIPQQMNITLHPTSSPVEPDDSRSFTPFSPSPDSVVEHSEISEHSSSVKPCRAPPLPPKQEKPSANAVKMVRSSDPEESNQPGHKELQEESVEWPPPYEPPALDAVPIQPDIMDLPELPPPPFCYTEDTAPPKPEFSSSPRSQAKPKIGPKPITSLDILQKKPSPTRVFTTSSASSSPRVPPKPTKFPVSLYVPVHTGDRRPSNTSQYDNLSEGDDDERYIDRLLATTPEESPKTLNTFNKDYNPINCPVSPPPMFIPPSPSPPSFRSVSQEPLCEVDERWAGDPTLVTPPRSTFADRVTPFQSGGHSCSDIHRASSPNYSKAFSRGPRGHSAFPAPLLYTGSPPRATSPASVGVPLVRSNPDFCRMPPGGPQLPKSVTFG, translated from the exons ATGAAGAAAGATATAGACGCCCTGATCTCCGAGGAACGTGCTGAAATCATCAATAAGTATGACAAG GGCAGGCAGGAGGGCGTCGATATTGACCCCTGGGAAGACGCGGATTACAGCATCTATAAAGTCACAGATCGATTTGGATTCTTACA CGAGAAGGAACTCCCGACGCCAAGCGCACTCGAAGAGAAG CAAAAGCATCAAGAAATCGAGCGAGTGGAGAAATGGCTGAAGATGGTGAAGAAATGGGACAAGTATAAAAATAGTGAAAAG TTGGTAAAGAGAGTGTACAAAGGCATCCCGCTCCAGCTCCGAGGTCAAGCCTGGGCTCTGCTTTTGGATTTGGAGAAAGTAAAACAGGACAACGAAGGAAAGTATGAG aaaatgaaaatacaggCTCGTAACTTCTCCACCGAGATCAAGCAGATCGATTTGGACGTTAACAGAACCTTCAGGAACCACATTATGTTCATGGACCGTTTTGGAGTAAA GCAGCAGGCCTTGTTTCACGTCCTCGCAGCCTACTCGGTCTACAACACG GAGGTGAGCTACTGCCAAGGCATGAGTCAGATTGCGGCCATCTTGCTCATGTACCTGAACGAGGAGGATGCTTTCTGGGCTTTGTCTCAGCTCCTCACGAACAGTAAACACGCCATGCACG GATTCTTCATTCCGGGATTTCCAAAGCTTCAGCGTTTCCAAGCCCAACATGAACTCATCCTCTCCAAAATGCTGCCTAAGCTAAAGAAACACCTG GATAAAGAGCAGATGACAACTGGGATTTACACCACCAAATGGTTTCTGCAGTGCTTCATTGACAGA AGCCCTTTTACCCTCACTCTGCGACTCTGGGACATCTACATATTGGAGGGAGATAAGTTGCTAACCGCCATGGCTTATACTGCACTGAAGTTGCACAAAA AGCGTCTCCAGAAGCTTCCGTTGGAGGATCTGAGGGAATTCCTTCAAGAGCAGCTGTcggtttctttctttttacccGACGATGTGGTGGTTGAACAGTTACAGGCGGCGATGTCTGAGCTGCGGAGTAAAAAGTTGGATCAGCCTCCTCCAG CCAAGTCAGACGAGCTGCCAAGAAAACCACTGGGTCAAGAGAGACCAGTTCCCGACCATCCCGACTCgcctctcgaggtcaaaatcaGTTTGCAAGAGCAGAGCCACTCCAGCACGATCCCCCAGCAAATGAACATCACTTTACACCCGACGTCTTCTCCTGTGGAACCCGACGACAGCAGAAGCTTCACTCCTTTCTCGCCTTCTCCAGACTCTGTCGTAGAGCACAGCGAAATCTCTGAGCACTCTTCGTCTGTAAAGCCCTGCAGAGCTCCGCCGTTACCGccaaaacaagaaaaacctTCAGCCAATGCCGTAAAAATGGTTAGAAGCTCAGATCCAGAGGAGAGCAACCAACCTGGACATAAGGAACTTCAGGAAGAGTCTGTGGAGTGGCCTCCTCCTTACGAGCCCCCCGCTTTGGACGCTGTCCCCATCCAACCTGACATCATGGACCTACCCGAACTACCACCTCCACCTTTTTGTTACACAGAGGACACCGCACCTCCAAAGCCAGAGTTTAGTTCTTCACCGCGGTCTCAAGCGAAGCCTAAAATCGGCCCCAAACCGATCACATCCCTCGACATCCTACAGAAAAAACCTTCTCCAACCCGTGTCTTCACAACTTCCTCGGCATCATCTTCCCCGCGAGTTCCACCGAAGCCGACCAAATTCCCCGTTTCCCTCTACGTTCCGGTTCACACGGGAGACAGGCGGCCTTCCAATACCTCCCAGTATGACAATCTTTCCGAAGGCGACGACGACGAACGCTACATCGACAGGCTTTTGGCAACTACTCCAGAGGAATCACCCAAGACTCTTAATACCTTCAACAAAGACTATAACCCCATCAACTGTCCTGTTTCTCCACCTCCGATGTTCATCCCACCGTCTCCAAGCCCGCCATCGTTTCGTTCAGTGTCCCAAGAGCCGCTCTGCGAGGTGGACGAGCGTTGGGCGGGAGATCCGACGCTCGTGACCCCTCCTCGTTCAACCTTCGCTGACAGAGTGACGCCTTTTCAGAGCGGCGGACACAGCTGTTCGGACATTCACAGAGCGAGTTCGCCAAACTACTCCAAAGCTTTCTCCAGGGGTCCCAGGGGACATTCTGCCTTCCCCGCGCCGCTCCTCTACACCGGGTCCCCTCCAAGAGCGACAAGCCCGGCCTCCGTTGGGGTCCCGCTGGTCAGATCCAACCCAGACTTTTGCCGGATGCCTCCAGGTGGTCCGCAACTACCCAAATCAGTGACTTTTGGATAA